Proteins co-encoded in one Synechococcus elongatus PCC 6301 genomic window:
- a CDS encoding NAD(P)H-quinone oxidoreductase subunit F, which yields MTDFLLQTSWFIPFYGLIGALLTLPWSLGIVRRTGPRPAAYFNFLLTIAALIHGGIAFRACWNREPLELAWHWLQAADLDLTFTLEISSLSLGAMELVTGLSCLAQLFALGYLERDWSLARFFALMGFFEAAISGIAISDSLFLSYGLLELLTLSIYLLVGFWYAQPLVVTAARDAFLTKRVGDVFLLMGVVALSSYGTGLTFSELERWSETASLPPLQATLLGLALIAGPIGKCAQFPLHLWLDEAMEGPNPASIMRNSVVVAAGAYILIKLQPVVTLSPIVSNVLIAIGVLTAIGGSLVAIAQIDFKRALSHSTSAFLGLVFIAVGQQAVDIALLLLFCHAVAKALQFMSVGSIIATTSNQDMREMGGLWSRMPATTIAFVVGSLGLVACLPLGNFWTFRRWVNGFWEAPVWLPLLLIFVNLLSAINFARIFNWVFLGQPHAKTRRAPEVPWPMAVPIVSLVIVVLSLPLFLQQWQLLVTWAAPLLADGSWLNHYAMPLIAASGGIGFWLGFQIPCPPVGDIRGKLNPVQDLLAYDFYIDRIYRLTVVALVSLGSRTVSWIDRYIVDGLVNAVGFVALISGQSLRYSASGQSQFYVITILIGVATLLALTFGLGDLWQEILTLLHSSPTPAL from the coding sequence ATGACGGACTTCCTACTCCAAACGAGTTGGTTTATTCCCTTTTATGGGCTGATCGGGGCTCTCCTCACCCTGCCTTGGTCGCTCGGTATCGTCCGTCGGACGGGTCCCCGCCCCGCTGCCTACTTCAACTTTTTACTGACGATCGCCGCCCTCATTCACGGCGGCATTGCTTTTCGTGCCTGCTGGAATCGCGAGCCCCTGGAGCTAGCTTGGCATTGGCTGCAAGCTGCTGATCTCGATCTCACCTTCACCCTCGAGATCTCCTCTCTCAGCCTAGGAGCCATGGAACTGGTAACCGGGTTGAGCTGTCTGGCGCAACTCTTTGCCCTCGGCTACCTCGAACGCGACTGGTCCCTCGCCCGCTTCTTTGCCCTGATGGGCTTTTTTGAAGCAGCGATCAGTGGCATTGCTATTAGCGACTCCCTGTTTTTGAGCTATGGCCTCCTAGAGCTGTTGACGCTCTCCATTTATCTATTAGTTGGGTTCTGGTACGCCCAACCCCTCGTCGTCACTGCCGCCCGCGATGCCTTTCTGACCAAGCGGGTCGGGGATGTGTTTCTGCTAATGGGCGTTGTTGCCCTATCCAGCTACGGTACTGGTCTGACTTTTTCCGAACTGGAGCGCTGGTCGGAAACGGCTTCTTTGCCTCCTCTGCAAGCCACGTTATTAGGATTGGCACTAATTGCCGGCCCGATTGGTAAATGTGCGCAGTTCCCCCTCCACCTCTGGCTGGATGAAGCCATGGAGGGGCCAAACCCAGCCTCGATCATGCGGAACTCGGTCGTGGTCGCAGCGGGCGCTTACATTCTGATCAAGCTGCAGCCCGTCGTCACGCTGTCGCCCATCGTCTCTAATGTGCTAATTGCGATCGGGGTACTGACTGCGATCGGTGGCTCCTTGGTGGCGATCGCCCAGATCGACTTTAAACGTGCCCTCTCCCACTCCACTAGTGCTTTCCTTGGTCTGGTGTTTATCGCCGTCGGCCAGCAAGCAGTCGATATTGCGCTGCTGTTGCTCTTCTGCCATGCGGTCGCCAAGGCACTGCAATTTATGAGCGTCGGCTCAATCATCGCCACCACCAGCAACCAAGATATGCGGGAAATGGGCGGCCTCTGGTCGCGGATGCCGGCCACCACGATCGCCTTTGTGGTCGGATCACTGGGACTAGTTGCCTGCCTACCCCTCGGAAACTTTTGGACCTTCCGACGCTGGGTCAATGGCTTCTGGGAAGCCCCTGTCTGGCTGCCGCTGCTGCTGATCTTCGTCAACCTGCTCAGCGCCATCAACTTTGCCCGAATTTTTAACTGGGTTTTCCTTGGTCAACCCCACGCCAAAACCCGGCGGGCTCCCGAAGTGCCCTGGCCGATGGCAGTGCCGATCGTCTCCTTGGTGATTGTGGTACTCAGTCTGCCGCTGTTCCTCCAGCAATGGCAGCTGTTAGTCACTTGGGCTGCACCGCTCCTCGCTGATGGCAGCTGGCTCAATCACTACGCCATGCCTTTAATTGCAGCCAGCGGTGGGATTGGCTTCTGGCTTGGCTTTCAAATTCCCTGTCCCCCTGTGGGCGACATTCGCGGCAAACTCAATCCGGTGCAAGACCTTCTGGCCTACGACTTCTACATCGATCGCATCTATCGCCTGACGGTTGTCGCCCTCGTCAGTCTGGGTTCCCGCACAGTCTCTTGGATCGATCGCTACATCGTCGATGGTCTGGTTAACGCCGTCGGCTTTGTCGCCCTGATCAGCGGCCAGAGCCTACGCTACAGTGCCTCGGGCCAATCTCAGTTCTACGTAATCACCATCCTGATTGGCGTTGCAACCTTGCTAGCCCTGACCTTCGGACTGGGGGATCTCTGGCAGGAAATCCTCACGCTGCTCCATTCCAGCCCTACCCCTGCGCTCTAG
- a CDS encoding CO2 hydration protein, with translation MSATTARPLPPNPANAVLERLEAGGALLLDTPDNLLEVVHILDSYGVVLDAYSRNLCYIAENEFLVLFPFFKYFNGQVTPAKLWQHWVHDRINFEYAEYCMKAMFWHGGGGLDTFLDGPEFRELADRAIRARWRSNPVMLGLHQLFPDFWPELIRQSAYYSALGQFWRVMSDMFASLAARYAAGEIRKVPDVATHVRDGLVAAAAIPITYSVEIDGDRYDILPASAGLTFLADTAIPYVEAVFFRGTPFPGTVSYNAQAHQIPDEQNQFAYGALFADPLPIGGAGIPPTQLMQDMVHYLPPELQEFYAHRTRGSRDVRVKICESFQKSMFCVTTGALMGLAPHPLTTQVPEQQLANRQFLQPWLDRISTTRLSRVNALC, from the coding sequence ATGTCTGCAACCACTGCTCGGCCTTTACCACCCAACCCCGCCAATGCCGTTTTGGAGCGTTTAGAGGCCGGCGGAGCGCTACTGCTCGATACGCCCGACAACCTGCTGGAGGTGGTGCACATCCTCGACAGTTACGGGGTGGTGCTGGATGCCTACTCTCGTAATCTCTGCTACATCGCCGAGAACGAATTTTTAGTGCTGTTCCCGTTCTTCAAGTACTTCAACGGGCAGGTGACTCCGGCTAAACTCTGGCAGCACTGGGTCCACGATCGCATCAATTTTGAGTACGCCGAATACTGCATGAAAGCCATGTTCTGGCACGGCGGTGGCGGATTAGATACCTTTCTCGATGGTCCAGAATTTCGGGAACTGGCCGATCGCGCCATTCGGGCACGCTGGCGATCGAATCCTGTGATGCTGGGACTGCATCAACTCTTTCCAGACTTTTGGCCGGAATTAATTCGCCAATCGGCCTACTACAGCGCCTTGGGTCAGTTCTGGCGGGTGATGAGCGATATGTTCGCCAGCCTTGCCGCTCGCTACGCAGCTGGTGAAATCCGCAAAGTTCCCGATGTGGCAACCCATGTTCGCGACGGGTTGGTGGCAGCGGCGGCGATCCCGATTACTTATAGCGTCGAGATTGACGGCGATCGCTACGACATTCTGCCAGCCTCTGCAGGTTTGACCTTCTTGGCAGACACTGCCATTCCCTACGTCGAAGCCGTCTTCTTCCGGGGAACACCCTTCCCTGGCACAGTGTCCTATAACGCCCAAGCTCATCAAATCCCTGACGAGCAAAATCAATTTGCCTACGGCGCGCTGTTTGCCGATCCTTTGCCAATCGGTGGGGCGGGGATTCCTCCAACGCAGTTGATGCAGGACATGGTGCATTATTTGCCGCCAGAACTGCAGGAGTTTTATGCCCATCGCACACGAGGTAGTCGCGATGTGCGCGTCAAGATTTGCGAGAGCTTCCAAAAGTCGATGTTCTGTGTGACGACGGGTGCCCTGATGGGGCTAGCTCCCCATCCATTGACCACCCAAGTGCCGGAGCAACAGCTTGCCAATCGTCAGTTCCTCCAGCCTTGGCTCGATCGCATTAGTACTACCCGGCTCAGTCGCGTCAACGCCCTTTGCTAA
- a CDS encoding cation:proton antiporter, with protein sequence MLFAAIAVPIQAPLPAMALLLMTALFLPPLFRALKLPELLGLILAGVLLGPSLFNILEPKADTVVLLAGIGKLYLMFLAGLEIDLSQFQAARDRSLRFGFATFAIPLLVGLLIGLGFGFGWNSAFLIGSLLASHTLLTLPIVEHYGLLRQRAVAATLGATIFTDIGALLVLAVCLAVQSGDGGLIAIVRDLLIFSVFITLVLYGVKPLSRWFFRLAHNNERNQFLFIFLVLLLVSLGAQAIQLDMIIGAFLAGLAVNETLQDEPVREKVDFFGKVMFLPCFFIDIGLLLNPAAFWETLTTAGSLTFAIVGGLFGSKFLAAIAVKQWEGYSWPEVRLMWSLSLPQVAATLAAAQAGLQAQLLSPAVFDSIIALVLITVLVGPLLTDRFAQQICSVPKREGRSAPVPSLD encoded by the coding sequence ATGCTGTTTGCAGCGATCGCGGTTCCGATTCAAGCTCCCCTGCCTGCCATGGCGCTGTTGTTGATGACAGCGCTCTTTTTGCCACCCTTGTTTCGCGCCCTGAAGCTGCCCGAACTACTGGGGCTGATTTTGGCTGGTGTCTTACTGGGACCCAGCCTGTTCAACATTCTGGAGCCCAAGGCGGATACAGTCGTACTGCTCGCCGGCATTGGCAAGCTCTATCTGATGTTTCTGGCCGGGCTGGAGATCGATCTCAGCCAGTTCCAAGCGGCTCGCGATCGCTCGCTGCGCTTTGGCTTCGCCACCTTCGCCATTCCGCTGTTAGTGGGCCTGCTGATCGGGTTGGGCTTTGGCTTTGGCTGGAATAGTGCCTTTTTGATTGGCTCGCTGCTGGCCTCCCATACCCTGTTGACGTTACCGATCGTGGAGCACTACGGACTGCTGCGCCAGCGAGCTGTAGCGGCAACCCTCGGGGCCACCATCTTCACGGATATTGGGGCGCTGCTGGTGCTGGCAGTTTGCTTAGCAGTGCAATCGGGGGATGGCGGTCTGATCGCGATCGTGCGAGACCTACTGATTTTTTCCGTATTCATCACCTTGGTACTCTACGGCGTGAAGCCGCTGAGTCGCTGGTTTTTCCGCCTGGCTCACAACAACGAGCGCAACCAGTTTCTGTTCATCTTCCTGGTGTTGCTCTTGGTTTCCTTGGGTGCTCAAGCCATTCAGCTCGACATGATCATTGGGGCTTTCTTGGCAGGGCTGGCCGTGAACGAAACCCTGCAGGATGAACCCGTGCGAGAGAAAGTCGACTTCTTTGGCAAGGTGATGTTCCTGCCCTGCTTCTTCATTGACATTGGATTGCTGCTTAACCCCGCAGCCTTCTGGGAAACCCTGACCACTGCGGGCAGCCTCACCTTTGCGATCGTGGGTGGCCTGTTTGGCAGCAAGTTCCTCGCTGCAATCGCAGTCAAACAATGGGAGGGCTACAGCTGGCCCGAAGTACGCCTGATGTGGTCACTGTCTCTCCCTCAAGTGGCAGCAACCTTAGCGGCAGCTCAGGCCGGCTTGCAAGCACAACTCCTTTCACCCGCTGTCTTCGATAGCATCATTGCCTTGGTACTCATTACGGTACTGGTAGGACCATTACTCACTGATCGCTTTGCCCAGCAGATCTGCAGTGTGCCCAAACGAGAAGGCCGGTCAGCACCCGTACCTTCCCTCGATTAA
- a CDS encoding type II toxin-antitoxin system RelE/ParE family toxin — MRYEFHPTALQEYAEAVQFFSQSNQHQSFIDTIEKAIFQILAAPQRWPVVEGQIRRYLTSKFSYAIFYRVDSDRIIIAAVISCRRDPEAWKGRLSP, encoded by the coding sequence GTGAGGTACGAGTTTCATCCAACAGCTCTGCAAGAGTATGCGGAAGCGGTGCAGTTTTTTAGTCAGAGCAATCAGCACCAAAGCTTTATTGACACAATCGAGAAAGCTATCTTCCAAATTCTTGCAGCGCCGCAGCGTTGGCCAGTCGTTGAGGGGCAGATTCGACGCTACCTGACTTCCAAGTTCTCCTACGCGATCTTCTACCGCGTAGATTCCGATCGCATCATCATCGCAGCAGTCATAAGCTGTCGTCGCGATCCAGAGGCTTGGAAAGGTCGGCTCAGTCCATAA
- a CDS encoding addiction module protein, with protein MLTLEQLISEATALPEADKAVLLDKLLESITGAMDYDALRQGVKQAQTRLTEIDNGTVQTIPGDAALAQIRQMFGQ; from the coding sequence ATGTTGACCCTAGAGCAGCTAATTTCGGAGGCGACAGCGCTCCCCGAGGCCGATAAAGCAGTCCTGCTAGATAAGCTTCTCGAAAGCATCACAGGAGCAATGGACTATGACGCTCTGCGCCAGGGTGTGAAGCAAGCTCAGACTCGTCTTACTGAAATCGATAATGGGACTGTGCAAACTATTCCTGGTGATGCAGCCCTAGCGCAAATTCGGCAAATGTTTGGTCAGTGA
- a CDS encoding Coq4 family protein, translating to MLINLGQRLENLRTLVGFLKAARAESLDRVIAIADSLNKTEIAAQSRRWMLSHPAVAQLAAENYAPARPALEALNQLPTGTLGQAYASLLLGQNLSPDDLQPAKPATNADEYIVERLRVTHDIAHVITGFGTDPASELGLQAFNLRQNRTPLAVLLIAGGLLKTIKEGRDPAPILRQVARGIELADKAELLVAQRWEDHWDWPLEQWRQVLNLPV from the coding sequence ATGTTGATCAATTTAGGCCAACGACTAGAAAACTTGCGGACGCTGGTGGGCTTTTTGAAAGCTGCCCGTGCCGAAAGCCTCGATCGCGTGATTGCGATCGCCGATTCCCTCAACAAAACTGAAATTGCTGCTCAGAGCCGGCGTTGGATGCTGTCGCATCCGGCAGTTGCCCAGCTCGCTGCGGAGAATTATGCTCCTGCGCGCCCTGCTCTTGAAGCACTCAACCAACTGCCCACGGGCACTCTCGGCCAAGCCTATGCTTCGCTGCTACTGGGCCAAAACCTCTCGCCTGATGACCTTCAGCCCGCGAAACCGGCAACCAATGCTGATGAGTACATTGTGGAGCGGCTGCGAGTCACCCATGATATCGCCCACGTGATCACCGGCTTTGGCACTGATCCCGCCAGTGAACTCGGTTTGCAAGCATTCAACCTCCGGCAAAATCGAACTCCCTTGGCCGTGCTGCTGATCGCCGGTGGTCTGCTCAAAACCATCAAGGAAGGGCGAGATCCAGCACCGATCCTGCGACAAGTGGCGCGGGGAATTGAGCTAGCAGACAAAGCGGAGTTGTTGGTAGCGCAGCGCTGGGAAGATCACTGGGATTGGCCCCTGGAGCAATGGCGGCAGGTACTGAATTTGCCGGTTTAG
- a CDS encoding potassium channel family protein, which yields MTAGSPRRSLPPALRKVVIGGLFFLATQAIAILGYWLSGWSLLDAIYMVVITIFGVGYGEVRPINTPALRIFTIFVILAGTSSAVYLIGGLAQLVTEGEIRRALGVRRMTREIRTLQRHVIVCGFGRIGQTLARKVTEASLPVIVIDTDETRIRQAEEQGFLALRGSATDEAILIDAGVERAATIATALPDDAANVFITLTARGLNPNLTIIARGELPATEKKLLQAGADRVVLPATIGALRMAHLITHPAALNLLESSDSHQTLNELLGELDIQMDELAIAPQSPLIGHRLGAIEVSGKGAFIIVALRRATGEMILRPGSDLFLHAGDTLIVIGHSGDLPRFAKHYALQRQVQYRGVRQRS from the coding sequence ATGACGGCTGGCTCACCTCGGCGATCGCTACCGCCTGCTCTCCGCAAGGTGGTGATTGGGGGACTGTTTTTCCTTGCCACCCAAGCGATCGCCATCTTGGGTTACTGGCTGTCGGGCTGGAGTTTACTCGACGCGATCTACATGGTCGTGATCACGATCTTTGGGGTCGGCTACGGCGAAGTTCGCCCTATCAATACCCCCGCCCTGCGCATCTTCACAATCTTTGTCATTCTGGCGGGCACTTCCTCCGCCGTGTACCTGATTGGTGGACTGGCGCAGCTGGTAACCGAAGGTGAAATTCGACGCGCCTTGGGCGTACGACGGATGACTCGAGAGATTCGCACCCTGCAGCGGCATGTCATTGTTTGTGGCTTTGGTCGCATTGGGCAGACCTTGGCGCGAAAGGTGACTGAGGCCAGTCTGCCAGTCATTGTGATCGACACCGATGAAACAAGAATTCGCCAAGCGGAAGAACAAGGATTTTTAGCCTTGCGCGGCAGTGCTACAGACGAAGCCATCCTGATCGATGCAGGCGTAGAACGAGCGGCAACGATCGCAACAGCCCTGCCCGATGATGCAGCCAATGTCTTCATCACCCTGACGGCTCGCGGCTTGAATCCCAATTTGACGATCATTGCTCGGGGAGAACTGCCCGCCACCGAAAAAAAACTCCTACAAGCGGGGGCCGATCGCGTGGTGCTGCCCGCCACGATCGGCGCACTGCGCATGGCGCACTTAATTACCCATCCGGCGGCGCTCAACCTCTTAGAAAGCAGCGATAGTCACCAAACTCTGAACGAACTGCTCGGTGAACTGGATATCCAAATGGATGAGCTGGCGATCGCTCCCCAATCGCCCTTGATCGGCCATCGTCTCGGGGCGATCGAAGTCAGCGGCAAAGGCGCATTTATTATCGTGGCGCTGCGGCGAGCCACTGGCGAAATGATCCTTCGGCCGGGCTCCGATCTCTTCTTGCATGCAGGTGACACCCTGATTGTGATCGGCCACAGTGGCGATTTGCCTCGGTTTGCTAAGCACTATGCACTGCAGCGGCAAGTTCAATATCGAGGCGTGCGTCAGCGATCTTGA